A window from Primulina eburnea isolate SZY01 chromosome 2, ASM2296580v1, whole genome shotgun sequence encodes these proteins:
- the LOC140823455 gene encoding bifunctional fucokinase/GDP-fucose pyrophosphorylase: protein MESRSKANLVATLRRAWYHLRLSVRDPTRVPTWDVIILTASSPEQAELFNWQLARAKRIGRIAPFTVTLAVPDPLGQRIGSGAATLNSILALANHISGSRNCNSVSSASSESSNNEIPLPQLVELISKKHILLLHAGGDSKRVPWANPMGKVFLPIPYLAEDDPDGPAPLLFDHILAIASCARQAFQNEGGMFIMTGDVLPCFDAFSIVLPEDAASIVTVPITLDIASNHGVIVASKSGLPNGNSSAALVKNLLQKPTIEELVENEAMLSDGRTLLDTGIIAVKGKAWVDLVTLACSCLSMVSNLLQSKQEMGLYEDLVAAWVPAKHEWLKQRPLGEELVTRLGKQPMFTYCAYDLLFLHFGTSSEVLDHLSGTGTGLVGRRHLCSIPATTASDVAASSVIVSSKLAPGVSVGDDSLVYDSSISTGIQIGSQSIVVSVNVPAQAMAGNSFKFSLPDRHCLWEVPLVGRIERVIVYCGLHDNPKSSFLKDGTFCGKPWNKVLDDLGIQDADLWGKNESNDKFLWNAKIFPLLSYSEMLLLATWLMGLSDKDDGSLLYLWKRSDRISLEELHKSIDFSKMWLNSTNHQAVIALEIVMACLKFGLLGRNLSQLCREILQEDAAGVELCKKILSACPKLQFKNPHILPKSRTHQVHLDLLRACNDEVMASKVEREVWAAVADETASAVRYGFSENLLRSSSWSHSIVHDTSSSSNTLDQSFQCRKVKVELPVRVDFSGGWSDTPPWSLERSGCVLNMAITLEGSLPVGTIIETTEVSGLWISDDVGSELHISNISSIAPPFDIDDPFRLVKSALLVTGIINERTLQSIGLLIKTWANVPRGSGLGTSSILSAAVVKGLLQLTNGDDSDENVTRLVLVSEQLMGTGGGWQDQIGGLYPGIKFTASFPGIPLRLQVTPLLASSRLIDELQQRLLVVFSGQVRVAHQVLQKVVIRYLRRDNLLVSSIKRLIELAKIGREALMNCNIDEVGDVMLEAWRLHQELDPHCSNEFVDKLFAFSDSYCCGYKLVGAGGGGFALLLAKSAESAAKLRHLLAENPDFNVKVYEWEIFLHNQPK from the exons ATGGAAAGTCGATCAAAAGCCAACCTTGTGGCGACTTTGCGGCGGGCCTGGTACCATTTGAGGCTGTCGGTGCGAGACCCAACCCGAGTTCCGACGTGGGACGTTATCATATTGACGGCCTCCAGCCCAGAGCAGGCCGAGCTCTTCAACTGGCAGCTCGCCCGCGCTAAAAGAATCGGTCGCATCGCCCCATTTACAGTAACTCTGGCAGTTCCTGACCCCCTTGGCCAGCGCATTGGCTCGGGCGCTGCCACACTCAACTCCATTCTCGCCCTCGCAAACCAC ATATCAGGTTCAAGGAACTGCAACTCTGTTTCTTCCGCATCCAGTGAGAGTTCAAATAATGAAATTCCCCTCCCACAGCTTGTTGAGTTAATCAGCAAAAAGCATATCTTGCTGCTTCATGCTGGAGGAGACTCTAAAAGGGTTCCATGGGCTAATCCAATGGGAAAAGTTTTTCTTCCAATCCCATACCTAGCAGAAGATGACCCTGATGGTCCAGCTCCCTTGCTTTTTGATCATATACTTGCGATTGCTTCTTGTGCAAGACAAGCTTTCCAGAATGAAG GAGGGATGTTCATCATGACTGGGGATGTTCTACCTTGTTTTGATGCTTTCAGCATTGTTCTTCCCGAGGATGCAGCCTCTATTGTCACGGTTCCTATAACCCTTGATATTGCTTCCAATCATGGTGTCATTGTGGCGTCTAAATCTGGATTACCAAATGGCAATAGTTCAGCCGCTTTAGTCAAGAATCTACTTCAAAAGCCTACCATTGAGGAGCTTGTAGAGAACGAAGCGATGCTATCTGATGGTAGAACGTTACTTGATACTGGAATCATAGCAGTCAAAGGTAAAGCGTGGGTGGATCTTGTCACACTTGCCTGTTCCTGCCTGTCAATGGTATCAAATCTTCTGCAGAGCAAACAGGAG ATGGGCTTATATGAAGATCTAGTAGCGGCATGGGTGCCTGCTAAGCATGAATGGTTGAAGCAACGCCCATTGGGTGAAGAACTTGTCACAAGATTGGGAAAACAACCGATGTTCACCTATTGCGCTT ATGACCTCCTGTTCTTGCACTTTGGCACCTCAAGTGAAGTTCTGGATCACCTTAGTGGCACGGGAACTGGCCTTGTTGGTAGAAGGCATCTGTGCTCTATTCCAGCCACCACTGCATCCGATGTTGCTGCCTCGTCTGTAATTGTTTCTAGCAAACTAGCACCTGGTGTATCTGTCGGAGATGATTCTCTTGTTTATGATTCCTCTATTTCTACTGGGATTCAGATTGGTTCTCAGTCAATAGTTGTCAGTGTAAATGTGCCTGCGCAAGCGATGGCTGGGAATTCCTTCAAGTTCAGTCTACCAGATCGCCATTGCCTGTGGGAGGTTCCTTTGGTGGGACGCATAGAGAGGGTCATAGTATACTGTGGTCTTCATGACAATCCAAAAAGTTCATTTTTGAAGGACGGTACATTTTGCGGGAAACCATGGAATAAGGTCTTAGATGATTTAGGAATCCAGGATGCTGATCTATGGGGAAAAAACGAGAGTAATGATAAGTTCTTGTGGAATGCCAAAATATTCCCTCTTCTTTCGTATTCTGAGATGCTTCTATTGGCCACTTGGCTCATGGGATTGAGCGACAAAGATGATGGCTCCCTCCTGTATTTATGGAAAAGATCTGATCGGATCAGTCTCGAGGAGTTGcataaatcaattgatttctCCAAAATGTGGTTGAACTCCACTAATCATCAAGCAGTTATTGCATTGGAAATTGTTATGGCTTGCCTTAAATTTGGCTTGCTTGGTCGTAATTTATCTCAATTGTGTCGAGAAATTCTACAGGAGGATGCCGCTGGAGTTGAACTATGTAAAAAAATTTTGTCTGCTTGCCCTAAACTTCAATTTAAAAATCCACATATTCTTCCAAAAAGCAGGACACACCAAGTGCACCTTGATCTTCTTCGAGCATGCAATGATGAAGTGATGGCTTCAAAAGTGGAACGCGAAGTATGGGCTGCAGTTGCTGATGAAACCGCTTCAGCCGTGAGATATGGCTTTAGTG AGAATCTCTTGAGGTCCTCAAGTTGGTCTCATTCAATAGTTCATGACACTAGCAGTTCTAGTAATACGTTAGATCAATCTTTTCAGTGTAGGAAGGTCAAGGTAGAGTTACCAGTGCGAGTAGATTTTTCTGGTGGGTGGAGTGATACTCCTCCGTGGAGTTTGGAACGCTCTGGGTGTGTGTTGAACATGGCAATAACATTGGAAGGTTCTCTTCCTGTTGGCACAATAATAGAAACCACAGAAGTTTCTGGGCTCTGGATCAGTGATGATGTAGGAAGTGAGTTACATATCAGCAACATTTCCTCCATTGCACCTCCATTCGATATCGACGATCCTTTTCGACTGGTCAAATCTGCATTGCTTGTTACTGGAATTATCAATGAAAGGACCCTTCAGTCCATAGGCTTGCTGATAAAGACATGGGCCAATGTCCCTCGTGGTAGTGGTTTGGGGACTTCCAGCATCTTATCAGCAGCTGTTGTGAAAGGTCTTTTGCAATTAACTAATGGTGATGATAGTGATGAAAACGTCACCAGGCTTGTATTAGTCTCAGAACAGCTGATGGGTACTGGAGGTGGGTGGCAAGATCAGATTGGTGGACTATATCCTGGCATTAAGTTCACTGCAAGTTTTCCTGGAATCCCGTTGCGCCTTCAGGTCACTCCTCTATTAGCTTCATCTCGATTGATTGATGAGTTGCAGCAACGACTTCTTGTTGTGTTTAGCGGTCAA GTCCGAGTTGCTCATCAAGTCCTACAAAAGGTGGTGATTCGGTACTTGCGACGAGATAACCTACTTGTGTCCAGCATCAAACGCCTAATTGAACTGGCAAAGATTGGGAGGGAGGCTTTGATGAATTGCAACATCGATGAGGTCGGGGATGTGATGCTGGAAGCTTGGAGGTTGCATCAAGAACTTGATCCACACTGCAGCAACGAATTTGTCGACAAACTCTTTGCCTTTTCGGATTCCTATTGCTGTGGTTACAAGCTCGTGGGTGCTGGTGGTGGGGGATTTGCATTATTGCTTGCTAAAAGTGCTGAATCTGCTGCGAAGCTAAGACATCTACTTGCTGAAAATCCTGACTTTAACGTCAAAGTCTATGAATGGGAAATATTCTTACATAACCAACCGAAATAA